TGCGATGAAAGAGGAACGCGTGGCGGCCTCCGCAGAACTTTCTGGGCCGAAAAAGACGTTCGCGGGCGATCGCGCGGCCTTCCTCAGCGACCTGCACGACGCCCTGTACGCCGCCAAGATCGTTTCTTACGCCCAAGGTTATGCCCTGATGCGTCAGGCGGCCCACACTTACGGCTGGAATCTCAACAACGGCGGCATCGCGCTCATGTGGCGCGGTGGATGCATCATCCGGTCGGTCTTCTTGGGCAAAATTAAGGAGGCATTTGACCGCATGCCGAACCTCACGAACCTTCTTTTGGATCCATTTTTCAAGGAGAAAGTTCTCACGGCCCAATCTGGTTGGCGAAGCGTGGTGGCGTCGGCCGTCACGAACGGAATTCCTGTGCCATCGATGAGCGCGGCGCTTTCCTACTTCGATGGTTACCGCACGGAGCGTCTGCCGGCCAACCTCTTACAGGCGCAGCGCGACTTTTTTGGGGCGCACACTTACGAACGCGTCGATCGTGAGCGCGGAACCTTCTTCCACACCAATTGGACAGGAAAAGGTGGCGACACATCGGCCTCAACCTATACGGCGTGAAGAAATATAGCTAAAAAATGACCGTCCTGCCAGATGTGGAGCTTCATTTTCTCCCTCTGGCAGGACTTTTTTTGCCCCTATCGTCCCTTTTTCCCCTTTAATCTAAACTATTTCCACCTCACAACAAAGAAAAATACTCCCTCAAAATAAGTGCCTCAAAAACACCTCTCAAAAACATGTTCCAGAAATCTTTTCCTGCCGTTTCGCATACTCCTTTTTCGATTCAAATAGAGGTATAATCGATTCTGCATAACCATTTTCCAGATCAAAAAAATGGTCATGCCGTTTCGCATAACATTTTTTCGATTCAAATAGAGGGATAATCGATTTTGCATGACCATTTTTTAGATCAAAAAAAGTGTCATACCATTTCGCATAACCCCAAAATTGATCCTAGGAATAGACCTTTTTGTCCGTCAGGGTAGGGGCGTATTGCATACGCCCCACATGTACATAGATTTCTAATCATACGTTCCTTTTGGGGACATCCTAAGGGGGCGTATGCAATACGCCCCTACAGAAATATCTGCTATATCGTTTCACATGACTATTTTTTAGATCAAAAAAAGGGTCGTTCTATTTCGCATAACTATTTATCGATTCAAATAAAAGGTCAATACATTTTGCATAGGTCTCTGTTTGATCAAAAAAAGGGTCGTGCCATTTCGCATAACTCTTTCTCGATTCCAATAGAGGTATAATCGATTCTGCATGAACATTTTTCAGATCAAAAAAAGGATCATTCCATTTTGCATAACCCCAAAATTGATCTTAGGGATAGATCTTTTCGTCCGTCAGGGTAGGAGCGTATTGCATACGCTCTACATGTATCTGGATTTCTAATCATACGTTCCTTTTGGGGACATCCTAAGGGGGCGTATGCAATACGCCCCTACAGAAATACCTGCTATATCGTTTCGCATGATTATTTTTTAGATCAAAAAGAAAGAGATGAAATTTTTCATGATCATTTTTCAGATCAAAAAAAGGGTCGTGCCATTTCGCATAACTATTGTTCGATTCAAATAGAGGTGTAATCGATTCTGCATGACAATTTTTCGATTCAAAAAGAAGGTCATACAATTTCGCATGACCATTTTTCAGATCAAAAAAAGGGTCATACCATTTTGCATAACCTCAAAATTAATCTTAGAAATAGATCTTTTCATCCGTCAGGGTATAGGCGTATTGAATACGCCCCACATGTACCTGGATTTCTGATCATACGTTTCTTTTGAGGATGCATTGAGGGGGCGTATGCAATACGCCCCTACAGAAATACCTGCTATGTCGTTTCGCATAACCCTTTTTCGATTCAAATAGAGGGATAATCGATTTTGCATGACCATTTTTCGGATCAAAAAGAAGGTCATGTTGTTTCACATGACCCTTTCTCGATTCAAATAAAGGGTCGATACATTTTGCATAGGTCTCTATTTGATCAAAAGGAAGTTCATGCCGTTTTGCATGAACTTTGCTTTGATTCGGGCAAGTCTGAATAGGTTTTGCAGGACTATATCTTGGATCGAAAATACTAAATCACATTCATGTTATTTAGTTGCTCTGATGAAGCAATTAAGAGACATTTTTACAGCTTAATTGCTTCAGTAGAGCAACTAAGAGACATTTTCTCGGCTTAATTGCTTCAGTAGAGCAACTAAGAGACATTTTCTCGGCTTAATTGCTTCAGTAGAGCAACTAAGCAACATTCCTGCAGCTTAATCGCTTCCGGAAGATACACTAAAAAACATTCATCTCGCTTAGTATTTTGAGCGATGGATGGCTTCCTGAAGAGGTGCATGACCCTTTCTATCGGCAAAACGAGGGCGCTGCATTTTTTCGGGGGTCATATATGGGCAAATGAAATTAGTACGCCATTTTTGCAGTCGCCTACATCGGATGATACAAAGGCATTTCATTTTTCAATATCCATTTTTTACTCGCCCATGAGCCATCTTATACTTTCCATCTATGATTTTTTCGCCCGACATAGGGCGCTGCTTTTTGTGCTATTGCTCTTTCTCACAGCTTTTTGCCTCTTTTCGGCTTACCGGTTAGGATTTAAGGAAGACATTGCACGCTTTCTGCCTAACGACAGCGAAAATGCGCGCATAAATAATGCCTATCGGGACGTGATCCTCTCCAATCACATCACGGTTTATTGCAGCGCAACCGACACGACCGACGAAGCGCGGGCCGAACAGGTGGAGGCAATCGACGCGCTGGCCGAACGGCTGCGAACAATGCCCGACGCGGATCGCATACAGCGTCTTCGCTATCGAATTGACCCCGCGGAAATGATGGAGGTGGCTGAATTTGTGACAGATAACATGCCGTACTTTCTCACCGATGAGGATTATCAGCGAATAGATTCCACGCTGAACCGCACGGCCATCGCTCGTCGCTTGGAGGCGGATCGGGACATCCTCACCTCGTCCGTCGGCATGATTTTAAGGCCGCAGCTATTGGCCGACCCCCTCCGATTGACCGAAGGGGCGGTGGATCGGCTTCGCAACATGCAAGCTGGCGGACGTTTTAGCCTCTTTCAGGATCACATCTTTGCCGATGACGGGCGTGCATTGCTCATGATCGAATGCAGCATCCCCGCCAGCGAAACATCTGCGAATGAGCGCTTTATCAAGAACCTCAAAACGTGCATGGCGGAGACCGAACGGGAGTTCAAGGGTGTCTCATTCCATAGTTTTGGAGCCGTGGAAATCTCCCTCTCCAACGCCAATCGGATTAGACAAGACGCGCTGTTCACGGGCATCCTTTCGGCCGTCATTATTCTTGCGCTCCTCATTTATTCCTTCCGGAGTGCGCGAGAAATAGGTCTTGTGTTTGCAGCCGTCCTTTTCGGTGGACTTTTTGCGCTTGCTGCGCTTCATCTTATTCGCGGCGAGGCCTCTACAATTGCCGTTGGCATTAGTTCCATCATCTTCGGTATCGCAATAAACTATCCGCTGCATTTCATTGGCCATCACCATCATACGCCCGACCCCCGTGCAGTAATAAAAGACATCGTCCGGCCCCTAACCGTGGGTAATGTGACTACGGTTAGCGCCTTTATGAGCCTTGTTTTTATCAATTCAGATGCGATGCGAGATCTCGGTTGGTTTGCATCGCTTCTGCTCGTTGGGACGATCCTTTTTGTGCTCCTTTTTTTGCCCCATTTACTTCCGCATAGGGCCGTCCCACGCCCTGATTATTCGCCTTTTAGATGGTTTACGTCTCGCCCGTGGGGAAGTAATCGCGTGGTGATCGGCGCGGTGGTCTTTCTCACCATTTTATTGAGCTTTTTTTCTGACGGATCGTCTTTTGAGGCCGATATGGCACGCATTAATTACATGACGGACGCCCATCGGAAAGATTTTGCGCACCTGCGGGCCATGTTGAGCGAAAATCAACACATTCTTTATTACGTGACGGAAGGCGCCACGCCCGATTCGGCCTTAGAAGCCAACGAACAGAGTCTCGCGGCCCTCGCTGACCTGAAAAAAAGAGGCGATATCAGTCGCGTGGGAGGCATTGACGGCCTGATTCCTTCGCGCGCTCGTCAAGCAGAGCGTCTCGGCCGGTGGGAGGCTTTTTGGAAAACGCGGCGAGACTCTGTGCTACATATTTTGAATGAAGAGGCTTCTCGGCTGGGTTTTCGTGCCGACGCATTCGGTGCTTTCAATGCGTCCGTAAGCCGATCGTGGTCGATCGAAGGGCTTGAATTTTTCAATCCCCTTCGCCAGACCGTAGGCGGAAGCTATGTATTTGAGCGGCCCGAAAAAACGATGATTGTCAACCTCTTGTATCTTGACGCCGACCGTGCTCCGGCCGTAGAAAAGGCCCTGAACGATCGCAACACCGCCTCTATCGCCTTTGATGCTGAGTCGATGACCCGCCGCATGATCGCCTCCCTGTCGGATAACTTCAATTATGTCCTCTACGTCTGCGGTTTCATCGTTTTTATCTTCCTGCTGTTCTCCCTGGGTCGGCTCGAACTCAGTTTGATAGCCTTTCTACCCCTCGCGCTCAGTTGGGTTTGGATTCTTGGATTGATGGGCATTTTCGACATGAAATTCAACATCGTAAATATCATCCTGGCCACGTTTATATTCGGTCAAGGCGACGATTACACCATCTTCATGACGGAAGGACTCATTTATGAGTACACTTATCGGCGCCGCACTTTGGCATCATACAAAGACAGCATAGCCCTTTCTGCCGCCATTATGTTTGTGGGCATGGGTGCGATGATTTTTGCCCGTCACCCAGCGCTTCGTTCCCTCGGCGAGGTAACCGTGGTGGGGATGTTTTCCGTGGTAGTTATGGCGTACATTTTTCCGCCCTTTCTTTTTGGTTTCCTGACGTCTACGCGCGGGAAAGCTCGCCGCATGCCTGTAACACTCCGCAATTTGCTCATAAGCATCTATGCGTTTACGTATTTCCTCGTCTTGAGTTTTGGATTGACCGTTGTAGGATGGGTGATGTTCACTTTGGGCAAAAAAACGAGTCGTAAAAAAGCGGCTTACCATCGCATGCTTTACAGCGTGGCCCGTTTCACCATGCACCACTTCCCCCAAGTGCGTACTACGGTGGAGAACACCTGCGGCGAGGATTTTCGCCGGCCATCTATCATCCTGTGTAACCACCAGTCTCACCTCGACCTCATGTGTTTACTCATGCTCACCCCCAAGCTCATCATTTTGACGAACGATTGGGTGTGGCATTCTCCCTTCTATGGCCAATTGATCCGTTACGCAGACTTTTATCCTGTCACGGAGGGACTCGACCGCACTTTGGAACACCTGCGCGAGGCCAAACATCAGGGTTACTCCATTGCAATCTTCCCGGAGGGCACCCGCTCCCCAGATTGCTCGCTATTGCGCTTCCGGCGAGGTGCATTTTTTCTGGCTGAACAATTAAATATGGACCTGCTACCCGTCGTGCTTCACGGTACGGGACATGTTTTACCCAAGCAAGACTTCATGCTTCGCCGTGGCAGCATTCACGTTCGCGTGCTCCCTCGCATCACCCCCGCTGACACGCGTTTTGGCACGGACCACATCGCACGGGCCCGCCAGCTTCGCCAATTCTATCGTGCGGAATACGAGGCCCTTTGCCGCCGCGTAGAAACGCCCGCGTACTTCTCCGACCTTGTCCTCCACAACTATATTTATAAGGGGCCATCCGTCGAACGAGCTGTTCGCTACGCATTAAGCCAGCACGACAACTACACGGCCGAAATTTCCGCCCTGCCCGACAGCGGCGAAGTGACCCTACGCAATACCGGCTACGGGGAGCAGCCCTTACTCGCTGCACTCGTCAAGCCCCATCTACGAATCACCGCCGTAGAACCCGACGACGATCGCCGTGCCATCGCCATGCATTGCGCCGCCCGCCCCGACAATCTCCAGTACGTCAGCGAGACCTAATCCGCCCCGCACCCTTCCCTATCGCCCATAAAAAAGTCCCCCGCGCTAAGGATTGCTCCTTGCCCGGGGGACTTCTTTGGATATGCCGAATGGCGAATGGCCAATACTTAGCCCAATTCAAGCGTTGCCATTGGCCATTAATCGTTAGCCGTTAAAAGATTACTCCACGGCAACCTTCTCGGTCAGCGATCCGACGCGAACGATGTAGATACCCGACGGAAGCGATACAGACGTGTCGCCAGCGGGAGCAGTGAAGGAGCGAACGAGCGTACCCGAGACCGCGTAGATCTGTACGTCATCCGACGCGGGCAGCGACAGGTGCAACTGGCCAGCGGTGGCGTACACCTTCAGGCCGGAGAACTCCATGTTTGCTTGCGGGATAAGTACGTCGATGATGCTGGTGGCCTTTACGCCGCTGCCGTCAGCTGCGGTGGCGGTGATCGTCACTTTGCCCTTCTTACGACCGATGGTGACGAGTCCCTTGGCGTCAACTTTGGCGATCGAGGTGTCGCTGCTGGCCCATGTCACGTTTTTGTTCGTCGCGTTGTCTGGCTTGACAGCTACCGAGAGCTGTACGTTCTTCTCTCCGTTGATGGTCACGTTCGGACGGTTCATTGTCAGGGACGTTACCTTGACCTCGGCGGCGCGCGGCGTCATTTTACCGCTGACGTTGTACTGCTTGATGACGACTGTGTCAAGGGCCACGCCATTGGTGGTTTTGAGGATCAGCAGCGCCTCACGAGAAAGCTGTGTCTTGTTCGGCTTGACGACGATCTTGACAGTGCCGTTGTAGCGGGAAGGTCCTGCCTCGCGGTCGTAGTTAACGGTGAGCCAGGTGAGCGTTGTGTCCGTGCCGGATACGCCCACGCGAAGCAGCTCAGCAGTTGCAGCGGGGGCAGCCGCCACTTCGCTCAGCGTAGGCAGCCAGGGTTGTTCGCTGTTGACGGTAACGGTACGCTCGCCACCCTTTTCGGAGGTCGACTCGAAGAGATTCTTGTCGTAGACGGTGGAGAAAGTGCCGTCCTGGGTGAGGGTGAACGAGGCAGCTTCTTTTCCCAGCTTGGTGAGGACGGTAACGGTGGCCGTACGCGGCTGGATGCTGGGGTTCTTTCCGGCAGCGCGGAAGGTGATCAGGGTGTCGTTGACCGCCCCCGTGGCAGCCTTCTTCTTATCGACGCGGAGCCAGTCGGCTGAGATGCGAATGTTCCACTTGGCGGAGCCACTGATGCGGACCTCTTTCGTACCGCCGTTGACGGGGATTGTTCCCGGGGTAATGATTTGGACATTGATCTGGTTGCCCGTCTGGGTGACTTTGCGCGTTTGGACGAGTGCGCCGCCGTAGTAAACACGGACGTAGCCTATGCGCGGACCGCCCGTCTCGTTAGCCTTGACGAGGAACTTGAAGGTGCGCGTGCCGCCGGCATAGCTGATGGAGTCCTTCTCCACCTCGGCTTCTTTGATCTTTAGCCAATCTGTGTTGCGGGTGGACACGGCATAATTTGCGCTGCCGCTGAGGGCGAGGGCGAACTCTCCGCCAGCAGCGTCCACGGGCTCGGGCAGACCGTTGATATTGAAGCTAAAATCGGTGGCAGACTGGCTGACGTTAGCCGTCCGCGTGATTTTGGGCACGCCCGTTTGCTCTGTCTCGACGGTGATCTTGGCCGTGCGACCGATGGTGGCGAGGTTCGGCAGGACGCGCACGGTAACGGTCTGGTCGTTGCCGCCCTGGCGGGCTGTCTGCGGGTTGCCCTGCGTGTCGAGGAACTGGATCCAGGGGCCGGCGTCGGACGTGATTCGCCAGCGGACGTTGCTCTTGACCTTGATCGAGATATTGCTGCCGGTGAAGGGCACATTCCGCAGCTGGGCGGTGTCTTCGAGCTCGAGGACGGCGCTTCCCGCGGCCTGATTGACGGTGACGGTGACGGTCGTGTCGTTTGCGGCAGTCTTGAGTGTCACGGTGGCCGAGCGGGCGGCGGAGGTGTTGGTGGTGTAGGTGAGGGTCACGCTACCGTTACCCGTTCCCGTCGTGGCACCCTCGGCGCTGAGCCAGTTTTGTCCGGCTTGCACGGTGGCCACCCAAGCGACGTTGGAGGCGATGTTGATCGTGTCCCTACCCGATCCGCCAGAAGCGGGGTTGGAGAAGGTTGTCGGGGTGACGGTGAAGGTGCGAGGCGTGCCAGCGGCGGGTTTGATGTGCAACCGGTAGTTGCTTGTAAAGTTTCCATCGTCTGTCTTCACTTGAATGACGGCATCACCCACAGTAAGCGGTTTTACCGTGGCCGTAAGTCCCGAGCCCGGCTCGACGGCGGCCACTGTGGGAGTCAGACTTTCCCAAAAAACAGTCTTATTTGTCGCCGTGTCCGGGGTGATGGTCGCCGTGATTGTGCGATTACCACTGTTGAGGACAACGGTGTCCTTATCCGGAGAAAAGCTCACGCCTGTAACGGGCACTGCGGCGGCATTGACAGTTACATTACAAGAGGCCGTGAAGTTACCATCGGCCGTCTTTACGCTAATCGTGGCTGAGCCTGCAGTGAGTGGAGTAACCGTAGCCGTAAGACCGCTTCCGGAGACGGATGCTACCCCTGATGCAGAGGTTTCCCAAGTTACGCTCTTGTTCGAGGCGTTGATAGGAGCGACGGCTGCGGTCAGCGACAGGGTGGCTCCGCTCGCGGTAAGCGTTTCGTTAGATTTGTTCAGAGAGACTCCCGTAACGGCTATCGTGGCCGGCGCTTGGGCCTTCTGGCTGATCGTAATTATCTGCTTCAAAGCGGAACTATCCGTGGCGTAAACTTCGATTGTAGCTGTACGTGGGGAAGAGGTCGTGTTGACAGCGACATCTACGGTCACCGATCCTACACCCTTAGACCCGCTGGTTTGGGAGAGCGTAATCCAAGCGGGAACGGTTGACACTGACCACGCGGTATCGCTTTGGATAGTGAGAGTCACCGTGCCTCCAGTGTCGGCCACGCTGTCGGTTGGGGCGGCCGTGACGGTCAACTGCTTCGGTGCAGGCGCCGGGGCCGGAGCGGGGGCGGCCCAAGGTGCGAGATTCATTTCGCTGGCGGCCCAGAGGGAGCCGCCGATCGTGGTGAGGCAGGCCAGCGCCACGATCCAAGGGGTTGTTCTTTTCATTTTCGTAGATATTTTGTTGTGTGTGTAATACGTGATCTGTGATGCGAAAAACGCAGCCAAACGCTGCGTCGGGGAAGCTAAAAAATGAAAAACGGAAAGCTAAAAACAAGTCGGGGAAACGGATAAGTGAAAAATCAAAAGCTAAAATCAGTAGGACTCACGCGTAAACCACAAAACGAATAGCTAAAAACAGTAGGGCTCACGCGTAAACCGTAAAGCGAATAGCCAAAAACAGTAGGGCCCACGCGTAAACCACAAAACGAATAGCTAAAAACAGTAGGACTCACGCGCAAACCACAAAGCGAATAGCCAAAAACAGTAGGGCACACGCGCAAACCGCAAAGCGAATAGCCAAAAACAGTAGGACTCAAGCGTAAGACGCAAAACGAAAAACGGCCGGGCACCTGCGGGGTGAACGCATGCGCACGGCGTTTCTCGCTCTTAGACCATTGTCTCTCGTCTCGTCTTACTCTTCCGGAAGGTGGATGTCGGGGCCTCCGTCGCTGCCGCCCGGTTTGGGTTGTTCGCCGCCCGGTTTGGGCTGCTCGCCGGGGCCGGTGCCGGGCTGCTTGGGGTCCTTCGGATCCTTGGGCGCGTCGGGCTTTTTCGGGTCCTTGGGGTCTTTCGGATCGGCCGGCTTTTTGGGCTCCTTCGGCTCCTTGGGTCCCTTGGGATGCTTCTCGGCGGCGGATTTCTTCTGGGCCTCACTGACGTTGTGGCGCGACTTGTAGCGGAGGGTGACCTGGTTCATCTGTTCGGCCAGGGCCTCGATGGCCGTGCGTTCCTCGTCCTTGGTGGTGGTCAAGTAGTTGGCTTGGAGCACCTGGCAGGCCACCAGATGGATCTTGTCGATGGCATCTCGGACGTCCCGAATGGACGGCAACTTGCTGCGTTCGATGATTTCGGCGTCGCTGGCTCCGCCCAGGGTCATGTATTCCGCGTTGACGGTGTGCAGTTGGCTCAGGGTGTCGGTGAGTCCCACGGCTGCCACGTCGGCCGGGGCCTTACCGAGGTCTTTTTCCAGCCCCAGGATGAGCCCGGATTTGATGTCGCAGCGCTTGTCGCGTGCTCCCAGATAGGGGGCCACGATGATGCTGAGGCGTTCGGCGGCTT
The sequence above is drawn from the Tannerella serpentiformis genome and encodes:
- a CDS encoding 1-acyl-sn-glycerol-3-phosphate acyltransferase, with amino-acid sequence MDGFLKRCMTLSIGKTRALHFFGGHIWANEISTPFLQSPTSDDTKAFHFSISIFYSPMSHLILSIYDFFARHRALLFVLLLFLTAFCLFSAYRLGFKEDIARFLPNDSENARINNAYRDVILSNHITVYCSATDTTDEARAEQVEAIDALAERLRTMPDADRIQRLRYRIDPAEMMEVAEFVTDNMPYFLTDEDYQRIDSTLNRTAIARRLEADRDILTSSVGMILRPQLLADPLRLTEGAVDRLRNMQAGGRFSLFQDHIFADDGRALLMIECSIPASETSANERFIKNLKTCMAETEREFKGVSFHSFGAVEISLSNANRIRQDALFTGILSAVIILALLIYSFRSAREIGLVFAAVLFGGLFALAALHLIRGEASTIAVGISSIIFGIAINYPLHFIGHHHHTPDPRAVIKDIVRPLTVGNVTTVSAFMSLVFINSDAMRDLGWFASLLLVGTILFVLLFLPHLLPHRAVPRPDYSPFRWFTSRPWGSNRVVIGAVVFLTILLSFFSDGSSFEADMARINYMTDAHRKDFAHLRAMLSENQHILYYVTEGATPDSALEANEQSLAALADLKKRGDISRVGGIDGLIPSRARQAERLGRWEAFWKTRRDSVLHILNEEASRLGFRADAFGAFNASVSRSWSIEGLEFFNPLRQTVGGSYVFERPEKTMIVNLLYLDADRAPAVEKALNDRNTASIAFDAESMTRRMIASLSDNFNYVLYVCGFIVFIFLLFSLGRLELSLIAFLPLALSWVWILGLMGIFDMKFNIVNIILATFIFGQGDDYTIFMTEGLIYEYTYRRRTLASYKDSIALSAAIMFVGMGAMIFARHPALRSLGEVTVVGMFSVVVMAYIFPPFLFGFLTSTRGKARRMPVTLRNLLISIYAFTYFLVLSFGLTVVGWVMFTLGKKTSRKKAAYHRMLYSVARFTMHHFPQVRTTVENTCGEDFRRPSIILCNHQSHLDLMCLLMLTPKLIILTNDWVWHSPFYGQLIRYADFYPVTEGLDRTLEHLREAKHQGYSIAIFPEGTRSPDCSLLRFRRGAFFLAEQLNMDLLPVVLHGTGHVLPKQDFMLRRGSIHVRVLPRITPADTRFGTDHIARARQLRQFYRAEYEALCRRVETPAYFSDLVLHNYIYKGPSVERAVRYALSQHDNYTAEISALPDSGEVTLRNTGYGEQPLLAALVKPHLRITAVEPDDDRRAIAMHCAARPDNLQYVSET
- a CDS encoding BACON domain-containing protein; the encoded protein is MKRTTPWIVALACLTTIGGSLWAASEMNLAPWAAPAPAPAPAPKQLTVTAAPTDSVADTGGTVTLTIQSDTAWSVSTVPAWITLSQTSGSKGVGSVTVDVAVNTTSSPRTATIEVYATDSSALKQIITISQKAQAPATIAVTGVSLNKSNETLTASGATLSLTAAVAPINASNKSVTWETSASGVASVSGSGLTATVTPLTAGSATISVKTADGNFTASCNVTVNAAAVPVTGVSFSPDKDTVVLNSGNRTITATITPDTATNKTVFWESLTPTVAAVEPGSGLTATVKPLTVGDAVIQVKTDDGNFTSNYRLHIKPAAGTPRTFTVTPTTFSNPASGGSGRDTINIASNVAWVATVQAGQNWLSAEGATTGTGNGSVTLTYTTNTSAARSATVTLKTAANDTTVTVTVNQAAGSAVLELEDTAQLRNVPFTGSNISIKVKSNVRWRITSDAGPWIQFLDTQGNPQTARQGGNDQTVTVRVLPNLATIGRTAKITVETEQTGVPKITRTANVSQSATDFSFNINGLPEPVDAAGGEFALALSGSANYAVSTRNTDWLKIKEAEVEKDSISYAGGTRTFKFLVKANETGGPRIGYVRVYYGGALVQTRKVTQTGNQINVQIITPGTIPVNGGTKEVRISGSAKWNIRISADWLRVDKKKAATGAVNDTLITFRAAGKNPSIQPRTATVTVLTKLGKEAASFTLTQDGTFSTVYDKNLFESTSEKGGERTVTVNSEQPWLPTLSEVAAAPAATAELLRVGVSGTDTTLTWLTVNYDREAGPSRYNGTVKIVVKPNKTQLSREALLILKTTNGVALDTVVIKQYNVSGKMTPRAAEVKVTSLTMNRPNVTINGEKNVQLSVAVKPDNATNKNVTWASSDTSIAKVDAKGLVTIGRKKGKVTITATAADGSGVKATSIIDVLIPQANMEFSGLKVYATAGQLHLSLPASDDVQIYAVSGTLVRSFTAPAGDTSVSLPSGIYIVRVGSLTEKVAVE
- a CDS encoding DUF6261 family protein, which translates into the protein MSKEKVSSYELPKTVNFIVANTSRFSAEEYVPYQVELFKHVKAADQTKIKLPAGMAEEWDRLNGVGMEINKVTATSGLTKAKQKKDQERDRLLIHLFGMIRQQKYAPKKETIEAAERLSIIVAPYLGARDKRCDIKSGLILGLEKDLGKAPADVAAVGLTDTLSQLHTVNAEYMTLGGASDAEIIERSKLPSIRDVRDAIDKIHLVACQVLQANYLTTTKDEERTAIEALAEQMNQVTLRYKSRHNVSEAQKKSAAEKHPKGPKEPKEPKKPADPKDPKDPKKPDAPKDPKDPKQPGTGPGEQPKPGGEQPKPGGSDGGPDIHLPEE